The following are encoded together in the Chlorocebus sabaeus isolate Y175 chromosome 12, mChlSab1.0.hap1, whole genome shotgun sequence genome:
- the TOMM5 gene encoding mitochondrial import receptor subunit TOM5 homolog encodes MFRIEGLAPKLDPEEMKRKMREDVISSIRNFLIYVALLRVTPFILKKLDSI; translated from the exons ATGTTCCGGATTGAGGGCCTCGCGCCGAAGCTGGACCCGGAGGAGATGAAACGGAAGATGCGCGAGGATGTGATCTCTTCCATACGGAACTTTCTCATCTACGTGGCCCTGCTGCGAGTCA ctccATTTATCTTAAAGAAATTGGACAGCATATGA